The Vibrio tasmaniensis genome includes a region encoding these proteins:
- a CDS encoding tyrosine-type recombinase/integrase, translated as MRKKVPILTDSVTINSFVEKLNSHATIEIIDELTGYQYSRNSLLGIYSDWNRYHAYCTKNRINTLPASITAVRRFLETESSERKFASLKRYTATLSLLHTVLSFANPIKHRQVRFTLLHLQARMAGDAKQTNAMTSTHLTELNTLLSHEKSSLKEIRDIAIYNVMFECALKRSELKTLLMDNVESVENDYQITIKDSVYRLSRVASAALERWFSFTGTQDELPVFRAIDKHENISLQPLDDSSIYRILRRASDLLQLADNHHFSGNSIRVGAAQELSKQGLKVREIQDFGRWLSPAMPAQYVGYSGTSESEKMKFKALIPWQ; from the coding sequence TTGAGAAAAAAAGTCCCGATTTTAACCGACTCTGTGACAATTAATTCATTTGTTGAAAAATTAAACAGCCACGCGACAATTGAAATTATAGATGAGTTAACAGGATATCAGTACTCTCGAAACTCCTTATTGGGTATCTACAGTGACTGGAATCGCTACCATGCGTACTGTACTAAAAATCGTATCAACACACTTCCTGCATCGATTACTGCTGTTCGGCGTTTTCTTGAGACTGAATCCAGTGAAAGAAAATTTGCGTCTTTGAAACGTTACACTGCAACACTTAGCTTGTTACATACTGTGTTGAGCTTTGCCAACCCAATCAAGCATAGGCAAGTTCGCTTTACCCTGCTCCACTTGCAAGCCAGGATGGCTGGTGATGCGAAACAAACCAATGCCATGACATCCACACACCTCACAGAGTTAAACACGTTACTTTCCCATGAGAAATCGAGCTTAAAAGAGATCCGAGATATCGCGATTTATAATGTGATGTTCGAGTGTGCTTTAAAGCGATCAGAACTAAAGACGTTGTTGATGGATAATGTCGAGAGCGTTGAGAATGATTACCAGATTACAATAAAAGATTCAGTGTATAGGCTATCGCGAGTAGCAAGCGCCGCACTTGAACGTTGGTTTTCGTTTACTGGAACACAAGACGAGTTGCCTGTGTTTCGTGCGATAGATAAACATGAAAATATCAGTCTGCAACCTTTAGATGATTCGTCGATCTACAGAATATTGAGAAGAGCAAGTGACTTACTTCAATTGGCTGACAACCACCACTTCTCCGGGAATTCGATTCGTGTAGGTGCTGCACAAGAACTGTCGAAACAAGGCCTTAAGGTGAGAGAAATCCAAGATTTTGGTCGTTGGCTCAGCCCTGCAATGCCTGCGCAATATGTGGGTTATTCGGGTACATCTGAGAGTGAGAAGATGAAGTTTAAAGCACTAATCCCTTGGCAATAA
- a CDS encoding LysR family transcriptional regulator, with translation MHSPITLEALHILDAIDRRGSFAAAANEMDRAPSSLSYQIQKLEQDLDIMIFDRSGHRANFTEAGQLILEQGRIILGATEQLVNDASILANGWELDLTIAFDGIIPIANFFPLVDELGKISKTRVRLQEEILAGCWESLSDGRADLLVCPKVDTIPNDMKSDIIGKMEMVWVAASNHYVHKRSGDFDQKARESYRVIAIADTARDQPALSINILEKQPRLTVTSFPAKVEALTAGLGIGTLPNSVAKPLIESGVLQQISGTEPQPIDIVMAWRRNKMGDAKSWCIQHLKKTWALK, from the coding sequence ATGCATAGCCCAATAACACTTGAAGCCTTACACATATTAGATGCCATTGATCGTCGTGGAAGCTTCGCGGCAGCGGCTAATGAAATGGACCGAGCACCTTCTTCATTGAGTTATCAAATCCAGAAGCTAGAACAAGACTTAGATATTATGATTTTTGATCGCTCAGGCCACCGTGCAAATTTCACGGAAGCGGGGCAGTTAATATTAGAGCAAGGAAGGATCATTCTTGGTGCCACTGAACAGCTCGTTAATGACGCGAGTATTCTTGCTAATGGCTGGGAGTTGGATTTAACGATTGCCTTTGATGGCATTATTCCGATTGCTAATTTCTTCCCATTAGTCGATGAACTCGGAAAAATAAGTAAAACTAGGGTTCGATTACAAGAAGAGATTCTAGCTGGATGTTGGGAATCTCTTTCAGACGGCCGAGCTGATTTATTGGTGTGCCCAAAGGTTGACACCATACCAAACGATATGAAAAGTGACATTATCGGTAAGATGGAAATGGTATGGGTTGCAGCATCGAATCATTATGTTCATAAGCGATCTGGTGATTTCGACCAAAAGGCGAGAGAAAGTTACAGGGTTATCGCAATTGCAGATACAGCGCGTGACCAACCTGCATTAAGCATCAATATTCTAGAAAAGCAGCCACGTTTAACCGTAACAAGCTTCCCAGCCAAGGTAGAGGCTCTAACTGCAGGGTTAGGGATCGGCACCTTACCGAATAGTGTAGCTAAACCTTTGATTGAATCTGGCGTTCTACAACAAATTTCGGGTACCGAACCACAGCCTATCGACATCGTAATGGCTTGGCGACGCAACAAGATGGGCGACGCCAAGTCTTGGTGTATTCAACACCTAAAAAAAACATGGGCGTTAAAGTAA
- the yciH gene encoding stress response translation initiation inhibitor YciH, translating into MSLVYSTETGRIKPEEEKVQRPKGDGIVRIQKETKGRKGKGVSIVTGLDLDDAPLKLMAAELKKVCGCGGSVKDGNIEIQGDARDKLKAHLEKKGYKVKFAGG; encoded by the coding sequence ATGAGCCTAGTATATTCAACTGAAACAGGTCGTATTAAACCTGAAGAAGAGAAAGTCCAGCGCCCTAAAGGTGATGGTATTGTTCGAATCCAAAAAGAAACCAAAGGCCGTAAAGGCAAAGGCGTTTCTATCGTAACAGGCTTAGACCTAGATGACGCACCATTAAAGTTAATGGCGGCAGAACTAAAAAAAGTGTGCGGCTGTGGCGGCTCAGTAAAAGATGGCAACATCGAGATTCAAGGCGACGCTCGTGACAAGCTCAAAGCGCATCTTGAAAAGAAAGGCTACAAAGTTAAATTTGCTGGCGGTTAA
- a CDS encoding DUF3319 domain-containing protein, whose protein sequence is MANSVYRGVPLQSADANNTVWRAKLKNNIIQGNLPAVKKSIDWWIDTATLIDPKEFTALNRSRASGGGLTENFHGYQIKNDTGEPNAWYCMFNGRLIKGGKIAIQRHIEAFLLAKQKAAQQKK, encoded by the coding sequence ATGGCGAATTCAGTTTACCGAGGCGTTCCTCTACAATCAGCGGATGCAAACAACACCGTTTGGCGTGCCAAGCTAAAAAACAACATTATTCAAGGCAATTTACCTGCTGTGAAAAAGAGTATTGATTGGTGGATTGATACTGCGACCCTTATTGACCCGAAAGAGTTTACAGCGTTAAACAGGTCGAGGGCGTCTGGTGGCGGCTTAACTGAAAACTTCCATGGTTACCAAATTAAAAATGATACCGGTGAGCCTAACGCTTGGTATTGCATGTTTAACGGGCGCCTAATTAAAGGTGGCAAGATTGCAATCCAGCGTCATATAGAGGCTTTCTTACTCGCAAAACAAAAAGCAGCACAGCAAAAGAAGTAA
- a CDS encoding SPOR domain-containing protein, with translation MKKLAIVTLPLLLAACVSDNYVTNVTSDSYQEEFKTAKVEAPVVSQSEQTAVVEENVVNVVRTAPVEQKITHTTRAKPVATITAPTKKQQDMNQRFGYTVQVVAVGSQAKVDSFVKMLPTTSQPIWENYKMVNGTKWFTVLYGDYATRLDAKKAISSLPTSFQNLKPFVKSIDDIKNSEYPTLNKLN, from the coding sequence ATGAAAAAACTTGCAATTGTGACTTTGCCACTGCTCTTGGCTGCATGTGTATCTGACAACTACGTTACCAACGTAACGTCAGATAGTTATCAAGAAGAGTTCAAAACGGCTAAAGTTGAAGCTCCTGTTGTATCTCAATCTGAGCAAACTGCCGTTGTTGAAGAGAACGTGGTTAACGTTGTCAGAACCGCACCTGTAGAACAAAAAATCACTCACACGACTAGAGCTAAGCCGGTTGCGACAATCACAGCTCCAACCAAGAAGCAACAAGACATGAACCAGCGCTTTGGTTACACAGTTCAAGTTGTGGCTGTTGGCAGCCAAGCCAAAGTCGATTCTTTTGTGAAAATGCTACCAACGACTTCCCAGCCAATTTGGGAAAACTACAAAATGGTTAACGGTACCAAGTGGTTCACTGTACTTTACGGTGACTACGCGACACGCTTAGATGCTAAAAAGGCGATTTCCTCTCTGCCTACCAGCTTTCAAAACTTGAAGCCATTCGTAAAAAGCATTGATGACATCAAGAACTCTGAATACCCAACGCTTAACAAGTTAAACTAA
- a CDS encoding D-alanine--D-alanine ligase, which produces MNTTNILLLCGGGSSEHEVSIVSANYLFEQLNSVADFNVVRVEIKNEGWCLDSGELVYLDINDQTLRGDNLASKVDFIVPCIHGFPGETGDIQSLFEMAKIPYLGCGSEASNNSFNKITSKLWYDALGIPNTPYLFLSDNTEQAHVQATQAFESWGKVFVKAARQGSSVGCYQVNQVDDLSEAINKAFTFSDQVLIEKSVVPRELEVAAYEIDGKLQISKPGEVIAPNGAFYSYEEKYSADSHSITEVEATNLTDEQRELIAGSARKVFTQMKLRHLSRIDFFLTQDNEIYLNEVNTFPGMTPISMFPKMVEHDGHKFSQFLENCVRTSLA; this is translated from the coding sequence ATGAACACCACAAACATCCTTCTACTTTGCGGCGGTGGATCTTCAGAGCATGAAGTGTCTATCGTTTCAGCCAATTATCTTTTTGAACAACTTAATAGCGTTGCAGATTTTAACGTTGTGAGAGTTGAAATTAAAAACGAAGGCTGGTGTCTTGATTCTGGTGAGTTGGTTTATCTTGATATTAACGATCAAACCTTACGTGGCGACAACTTAGCATCTAAAGTCGATTTCATTGTCCCTTGTATTCATGGTTTCCCTGGCGAAACAGGTGACATTCAATCACTGTTTGAAATGGCTAAAATTCCGTACCTAGGTTGTGGTTCTGAAGCAAGCAACAACAGCTTCAATAAAATCACATCAAAACTTTGGTACGACGCTCTGGGTATCCCAAATACGCCGTATCTGTTCTTATCCGACAATACTGAACAAGCTCATGTGCAAGCGACACAAGCCTTTGAAAGTTGGGGGAAAGTGTTCGTCAAAGCGGCTCGTCAGGGTTCTTCCGTTGGCTGCTACCAAGTCAATCAAGTAGATGATTTAAGTGAAGCAATCAACAAGGCATTTACCTTCTCTGATCAAGTACTTATTGAGAAATCAGTGGTGCCAAGAGAGCTAGAAGTTGCCGCTTATGAAATCGATGGCAAGCTACAGATAAGTAAGCCAGGCGAGGTGATTGCACCGAATGGCGCATTTTACTCTTACGAAGAGAAGTACAGTGCAGACAGCCACTCAATTACTGAAGTTGAAGCAACTAACTTAACCGATGAACAACGTGAATTGATTGCAGGCAGCGCCCGCAAGGTATTCACACAGATGAAGCTTCGTCACTTGTCTCGTATCGATTTCTTCCTAACACAAGACAATGAGATCTACCTGAACGAAGTGAATACCTTCCCAGGTATGACGCCAATTTCCATGTTCCCAAAAATGGTTGAACATGATGGCCACAAATTCAGCCAGTTCTTAGAGAACTGCGTGAGAACGAGCCTTGCTTAG
- a CDS encoding bifunctional acetate--CoA ligase family protein/GNAT family N-acetyltransferase, translating into MNHLDPLLKPRSIAVVGASQRETRAGYIVMNNLLHGDFKGAVMPVTPKYDSVAGVLSYKNILSLPIVPDLAILCTNATRNVTIFEELAKKGIASVIVLSSDMQQQSDNGETFDERCIAIAKANNIRVLGSNSLGVILPWLNLNASFSPVTALPGKIAFVSQSAAVCTTILDWANDKEIGFSAFISIGNGNDIEFSELLDYLSTDSHTEAILLYVDSIKDARRFISAARAASRNRRILVLKGGRTAKGRAAAMLHTGGADTLDIIYDSAIRRSGMLRVKNLHELFAAVETLTHSVPLRGERLAIVTNGGGPAIMAVDTLFDRGGKLAEFSEDTLEKLNKVLPLSWSQSNPIDIVGDAGEQRYIDTINILLDGDEADAILIMHSPSAIAHSAKTAERIIDAIKKHPRHKRFNILTNWSGELTAKPARKLFTEAGFPTYRTPESSVVAFMHLVEYRRNQRQLMETPTTAEKVHIEDLADAKSWIERQLLDKDTVSLDTHQNSQFFKHFNLDVLPTWIASDPSEAVHIAETIGYPVAVKLRSPDIAHKSDVQGVMLNLRNSNEVANAAQAILDRSQLSFPTAHIHGLLIQGMAKLAGGQELRVKVTTDETFGPIILLGQGGSEWDESIDAAAAFPPLNMTLARYLIIRAIKSGKIRLQKLPNPIDIEGLSELLVRISQMVVDCPEIHDLDIHPVLANGDKFTILDADIILKAYQGDPQERLAIRPYPVELEENIVLKDGTEVLLRPILPEDEPLHADFIHRVSKEDLYKRFFSDVGEFNHEALANFTQIDFDREIAFVVVRKEQGVPAIIGVSRALINPENTDAEFAILIRSDLKGVGLGRILMTKVIDYCRTKQTKQMSGMTMPTNRGMLTLAQKLGFELDISFEDGTADMVLPLL; encoded by the coding sequence ATGAATCATCTTGATCCCCTACTTAAACCCCGTTCAATCGCTGTTGTTGGTGCTTCTCAACGAGAAACGCGTGCAGGATATATCGTCATGAACAATTTGTTACACGGGGATTTTAAAGGTGCGGTGATGCCGGTAACACCAAAATACGATTCTGTGGCGGGCGTGCTCTCTTACAAAAACATTCTGTCACTGCCTATCGTGCCTGACCTTGCTATTCTGTGTACCAACGCGACACGCAATGTGACCATTTTTGAAGAGTTAGCCAAGAAAGGCATCGCTTCTGTCATTGTACTCTCCTCCGACATGCAACAGCAAAGTGATAATGGTGAGACGTTTGATGAGAGATGTATTGCAATAGCCAAAGCAAACAATATCCGGGTACTTGGTTCCAATAGCTTGGGAGTTATTCTTCCGTGGTTAAATTTGAATGCCTCTTTCTCTCCGGTGACGGCGCTGCCAGGTAAAATTGCCTTTGTTTCTCAATCCGCAGCAGTGTGTACCACGATTTTAGATTGGGCGAACGATAAAGAGATCGGCTTCTCGGCGTTTATCTCGATAGGTAATGGCAATGACATCGAATTCTCGGAGCTGTTGGATTATCTGAGTACCGACTCTCACACCGAAGCAATATTGCTTTATGTCGATAGTATTAAAGATGCGAGGCGCTTTATCTCTGCTGCGCGTGCAGCGTCACGTAATAGACGAATTCTGGTGTTGAAAGGCGGACGAACCGCTAAAGGCCGGGCGGCAGCAATGCTACATACTGGCGGTGCCGATACGTTAGATATTATCTATGACTCAGCGATCCGACGCAGCGGCATGCTACGAGTTAAGAACTTACACGAACTGTTTGCAGCGGTAGAGACTCTGACTCATTCAGTGCCATTGCGTGGAGAGCGCTTGGCTATTGTGACCAATGGCGGCGGCCCTGCGATCATGGCGGTGGATACCCTTTTTGACCGTGGTGGTAAGCTTGCCGAGTTTTCTGAAGATACGCTAGAGAAACTCAATAAGGTTTTGCCATTGAGTTGGTCTCAGAGTAATCCAATCGATATTGTGGGCGATGCAGGTGAGCAACGCTATATCGATACGATAAACATCTTGCTTGATGGTGATGAAGCGGATGCGATTCTTATCATGCACAGCCCTTCTGCGATCGCACATTCAGCTAAAACAGCTGAGCGAATTATTGATGCCATAAAAAAACATCCTCGCCACAAGCGTTTTAACATCCTAACGAATTGGTCTGGCGAGCTAACAGCAAAGCCAGCACGAAAGTTGTTTACTGAAGCGGGTTTTCCAACGTATCGAACACCTGAAAGTTCAGTGGTCGCATTCATGCACTTGGTCGAGTACAGACGTAACCAGCGTCAGTTAATGGAAACGCCAACCACGGCAGAAAAAGTCCATATTGAAGACTTAGCCGATGCAAAAAGTTGGATAGAACGACAACTACTGGATAAAGATACAGTTAGCCTTGATACGCATCAAAATAGCCAATTTTTCAAGCACTTCAACCTAGATGTATTACCAACTTGGATAGCTTCTGACCCAAGTGAAGCGGTACATATTGCCGAAACGATTGGTTACCCAGTCGCAGTTAAACTACGCTCGCCAGACATTGCACACAAATCGGACGTGCAAGGAGTCATGCTTAATTTAAGAAACAGCAATGAAGTCGCGAATGCGGCTCAGGCGATTCTCGATCGCTCTCAACTGTCGTTCCCTACTGCGCATATTCATGGCTTGTTAATTCAAGGAATGGCCAAACTCGCCGGCGGGCAAGAACTACGTGTAAAAGTGACAACGGACGAAACCTTTGGTCCTATCATTTTACTTGGTCAAGGAGGTTCAGAATGGGATGAATCCATTGATGCTGCTGCCGCCTTTCCACCACTCAATATGACACTGGCGCGTTACTTGATCATTCGGGCGATAAAAAGTGGCAAGATTCGCCTGCAAAAACTACCTAACCCGATTGATATTGAAGGTCTCTCTGAATTGTTGGTGCGTATATCTCAGATGGTAGTGGATTGCCCTGAAATACATGATTTGGATATCCATCCAGTACTGGCCAATGGTGACAAGTTCACGATATTAGATGCCGATATCATCTTGAAAGCATACCAAGGCGATCCTCAAGAACGTCTTGCGATTCGCCCTTATCCAGTCGAATTGGAAGAGAATATCGTACTTAAGGACGGCACTGAGGTGTTGTTACGCCCGATCCTTCCTGAAGACGAGCCGCTTCATGCTGATTTTATTCATCGTGTATCCAAAGAAGACCTTTACAAGCGTTTCTTTAGTGATGTGGGTGAATTCAATCATGAGGCGTTGGCTAACTTTACTCAGATTGACTTTGATAGAGAAATTGCATTTGTGGTCGTTCGAAAGGAACAAGGCGTACCCGCGATTATTGGCGTATCGAGAGCGCTGATTAACCCAGAGAACACCGATGCAGAGTTCGCTATTCTGATACGTTCCGATCTGAAAGGCGTCGGATTAGGCCGCATTTTGATGACTAAGGTTATTGACTACTGTCGTACAAAGCAGACCAAGCAGATGTCGGGCATGACGATGCCGACCAACCGAGGGATGTTGACACTAGCCCAGAAGCTGGGCTTTGAGCTAGATATCAGTTTTGAAGACGGCACTGCAGATATGGTGTTGCCGTTACTTTAA